In Salmo trutta chromosome 28, fSalTru1.1, whole genome shotgun sequence, one DNA window encodes the following:
- the LOC115165379 gene encoding tumor necrosis factor receptor superfamily member 14-like isoform X4, which yields MIDLPIMLVFLTIERSIACGRAEYRTGDECCPMCSPGNRVYKHCTEFTSTSCVPCTDSTFLDEPNGLTACIPCTNCDPGFGMTVMQPCTPSSDTVCGTLEGFYCLDPTKDGCRAAQRHSSCKPGQYISHTGTTSTDTVCSDCTGDTYSDGSFTSCQTHTQCDTLKRQQIKPGTHQSDSECGPQTSPPMAVIIPAVVVVVVVLAVIAALTAVAIRRKIKAVSERTFPETQSPTQVSDTEGTSMLFVGTTTGKVAYNLSEWYSMLEFMNFRQI from the exons ATG ATAGATCTACCAATCATGTTGGTGTTTCTAACCATTGAGCGCTCTATTGCATGTGGTAGAGCAGAGTACAGAACAGGTGATGAATGCTGTCCAATGTGTTCTCCAG GAAACCGGGTATATAAACACTGTACAGAATTTACAAGTACTTCCTGTGTCCCCTGTACCGACTCCACTTTCCTTGATGAACCCAATGGTCTTACGGCATGCATACCGTGTACAAACTGTGACCCAGGCTTTGGTATGACGGTAATGCAGCCATGTACACCTTCATCAGACACTGTCTGTGGGACACTGGAGGGGTTCTACTGTCTAGACCCAACTAAGGATGGTTGTAGAGCAGCCCAGAGACACAGCAGCTGTAAACCTGGTCAATACATCAGCCACACAG GAACAACATCTACAGATACTGTGTGTTCTGACTGTACTGGTGATACCTATTCAGATGGATCATTTACATcctgccagacacacacaca ATGTGATACCTTGAAGCGTCAGCAAATTAAACCTGGAACTCATCAGTCCGACTCTGAATGTGGACCACAGACCTCCCCTCCCATGGCTGTAATAATACCtgctgtagtggtggtggtggtggtactagCTGTGATAGCAGCATTGACGGCAGTAGCTATTAGAAGAAAAATAAAAGCTGTATCTG AGAGGACCTTTCCAGAGACACAAAGCCCTACACAG GTATCAGACACAGAGGGAACATCAATGCTGTTTGTGGGAACAACAACAGGTAAGGTAGCCTATAACTTATCAGAATGGTACAGTATGCTTGAGTTCATGAATTTCAGACAGATTTGA
- the LOC115165379 gene encoding tumor necrosis factor receptor superfamily member 14-like isoform X3, translating to MLQIDLPIMLVFLTIERSIACGRAEYRTGDECCPMCSPGNRVYKHCTEFTSTSCVPCTDSTFLDEPNGLTACIPCTNCDPGFGMTVMQPCTPSSDTVCGTLEGFYCLDPTKDGCRAAQRHSSCKPGQYISHTGTTSTDTVCSDCTGDTYSDGSFTSCQTHTQCDTLKRQQIKPGTHQSDSECGPQTSPPMAVIIPAVVVVVVVLAVIAALTAVAIRRKIKAVSERTFPETQSPTQVSDTEGTSMLFVGTTTGKVAYNLSEWYSMLEFMNFRQI from the exons ATG TTACAGATAGATCTACCAATCATGTTGGTGTTTCTAACCATTGAGCGCTCTATTGCATGTGGTAGAGCAGAGTACAGAACAGGTGATGAATGCTGTCCAATGTGTTCTCCAG GAAACCGGGTATATAAACACTGTACAGAATTTACAAGTACTTCCTGTGTCCCCTGTACCGACTCCACTTTCCTTGATGAACCCAATGGTCTTACGGCATGCATACCGTGTACAAACTGTGACCCAGGCTTTGGTATGACGGTAATGCAGCCATGTACACCTTCATCAGACACTGTCTGTGGGACACTGGAGGGGTTCTACTGTCTAGACCCAACTAAGGATGGTTGTAGAGCAGCCCAGAGACACAGCAGCTGTAAACCTGGTCAATACATCAGCCACACAG GAACAACATCTACAGATACTGTGTGTTCTGACTGTACTGGTGATACCTATTCAGATGGATCATTTACATcctgccagacacacacaca ATGTGATACCTTGAAGCGTCAGCAAATTAAACCTGGAACTCATCAGTCCGACTCTGAATGTGGACCACAGACCTCCCCTCCCATGGCTGTAATAATACCtgctgtagtggtggtggtggtggtactagCTGTGATAGCAGCATTGACGGCAGTAGCTATTAGAAGAAAAATAAAAGCTGTATCTG AGAGGACCTTTCCAGAGACACAAAGCCCTACACAG GTATCAGACACAGAGGGAACATCAATGCTGTTTGTGGGAACAACAACAGGTAAGGTAGCCTATAACTTATCAGAATGGTACAGTATGCTTGAGTTCATGAATTTCAGACAGATTTGA
- the LOC115165379 gene encoding tumor necrosis factor receptor superfamily member 14-like isoform X1 gives MVRIGEPWRSFKAKWILQIDLPIMLVFLTIERSIACGRAEYRTGDECCPMCSPGNRVYKHCTEFTSTSCVPCTDSTFLDEPNGLTACIPCTNCDPGFGMTVMQPCTPSSDTVCGTLEGFYCLDPTKDGCRAAQRHSSCKPGQYISHTGTTSTDTVCSDCTGDTYSDGSFTSCQTHTQCDTLKRQQIKPGTHQSDSECGPQTSPPMAVIIPAVVVVVVVLAVIAALTAVAIRRKIKAVSERTFPETQSPTQVSDTEGTSMLFVGTTTGKVAYNLSEWYSMLEFMNFRQI, from the exons ATGGTGAGGATTGGCGAACCATGGCGCAGTTTCAAAGCGAAATGGATA TTACAGATAGATCTACCAATCATGTTGGTGTTTCTAACCATTGAGCGCTCTATTGCATGTGGTAGAGCAGAGTACAGAACAGGTGATGAATGCTGTCCAATGTGTTCTCCAG GAAACCGGGTATATAAACACTGTACAGAATTTACAAGTACTTCCTGTGTCCCCTGTACCGACTCCACTTTCCTTGATGAACCCAATGGTCTTACGGCATGCATACCGTGTACAAACTGTGACCCAGGCTTTGGTATGACGGTAATGCAGCCATGTACACCTTCATCAGACACTGTCTGTGGGACACTGGAGGGGTTCTACTGTCTAGACCCAACTAAGGATGGTTGTAGAGCAGCCCAGAGACACAGCAGCTGTAAACCTGGTCAATACATCAGCCACACAG GAACAACATCTACAGATACTGTGTGTTCTGACTGTACTGGTGATACCTATTCAGATGGATCATTTACATcctgccagacacacacaca ATGTGATACCTTGAAGCGTCAGCAAATTAAACCTGGAACTCATCAGTCCGACTCTGAATGTGGACCACAGACCTCCCCTCCCATGGCTGTAATAATACCtgctgtagtggtggtggtggtggtactagCTGTGATAGCAGCATTGACGGCAGTAGCTATTAGAAGAAAAATAAAAGCTGTATCTG AGAGGACCTTTCCAGAGACACAAAGCCCTACACAG GTATCAGACACAGAGGGAACATCAATGCTGTTTGTGGGAACAACAACAGGTAAGGTAGCCTATAACTTATCAGAATGGTACAGTATGCTTGAGTTCATGAATTTCAGACAGATTTGA
- the LOC115165379 gene encoding tumor necrosis factor receptor superfamily member 14-like isoform X2 — protein sequence MVRIGEPWRSFKAKWILQIDLPIMLVFLTIERSIACGRAEYRTGDECCPMCSPGNRVYKHCTEFTSTSCVPCTDSTFLDEPNGLTACIPCTNCDPGFGMTVMQPCTPSSDTVCGTLEGFYCLDPTKDGCRAAQRHSSCKPGQYISHTGTTSTDTVCSDCTGDTYSDGSFTSCQTHTQCDTLKRQQIKPGTHQSDSECGPQTSPPMAVIIPAVVVVVVVLAVIAALTAVAIRRKIKAVSERTFPETQSPTQVSDTEGTSMLFVGTTTDSSLQDIQQNNPV from the exons ATGGTGAGGATTGGCGAACCATGGCGCAGTTTCAAAGCGAAATGGATA TTACAGATAGATCTACCAATCATGTTGGTGTTTCTAACCATTGAGCGCTCTATTGCATGTGGTAGAGCAGAGTACAGAACAGGTGATGAATGCTGTCCAATGTGTTCTCCAG GAAACCGGGTATATAAACACTGTACAGAATTTACAAGTACTTCCTGTGTCCCCTGTACCGACTCCACTTTCCTTGATGAACCCAATGGTCTTACGGCATGCATACCGTGTACAAACTGTGACCCAGGCTTTGGTATGACGGTAATGCAGCCATGTACACCTTCATCAGACACTGTCTGTGGGACACTGGAGGGGTTCTACTGTCTAGACCCAACTAAGGATGGTTGTAGAGCAGCCCAGAGACACAGCAGCTGTAAACCTGGTCAATACATCAGCCACACAG GAACAACATCTACAGATACTGTGTGTTCTGACTGTACTGGTGATACCTATTCAGATGGATCATTTACATcctgccagacacacacaca ATGTGATACCTTGAAGCGTCAGCAAATTAAACCTGGAACTCATCAGTCCGACTCTGAATGTGGACCACAGACCTCCCCTCCCATGGCTGTAATAATACCtgctgtagtggtggtggtggtggtactagCTGTGATAGCAGCATTGACGGCAGTAGCTATTAGAAGAAAAATAAAAGCTGTATCTG AGAGGACCTTTCCAGAGACACAAAGCCCTACACAG GTATCAGACACAGAGGGAACATCAATGCTGTTTGTGGGAACAACAACAG